One Tumebacillus sp. BK434 genomic window carries:
- a CDS encoding prolipoprotein diacylglyceryl transferase family protein: protein MTFPVYIHLGALTIHPHFLFESLAYFIGFRVYLYTRSKERTPVEKALAVIAGAIVGAALGSKILYWFEDPVQTVQRWNDLVYLMEGKTIVGGLLGGLIGVEVAKKMIGWTRSTGDDFALPLVVGMMIGRIGCFLTGLSDHTYGTETTWITGVDFGDGVLRHPTQLYEMAFLAALGAVLLVVKKRDRLWNGAVFQFFMIGYLAFRLLIDFIKPTPHPYLILNNIQLACIAGLIYYIWLVRRQKKENVHAEESSLPVL from the coding sequence ATGACCTTTCCTGTATATATCCATCTGGGGGCGCTGACGATTCACCCTCACTTTCTCTTCGAATCGCTCGCCTACTTCATCGGCTTCCGCGTCTATCTGTATACGCGGAGCAAGGAGCGGACGCCTGTAGAGAAGGCCCTCGCGGTGATCGCCGGGGCGATTGTGGGAGCTGCATTGGGGTCGAAGATTTTGTATTGGTTCGAAGACCCGGTACAGACGGTGCAGCGGTGGAATGATCTTGTTTATCTGATGGAAGGCAAGACGATCGTCGGCGGGCTGCTCGGCGGTTTGATCGGAGTGGAAGTGGCGAAGAAGATGATCGGGTGGACGCGCTCAACCGGGGATGACTTCGCCCTGCCGCTGGTCGTCGGGATGATGATCGGGCGGATCGGCTGCTTCCTCACCGGGCTGAGCGATCACACGTACGGCACGGAGACCACTTGGATCACAGGGGTGGATTTTGGAGACGGGGTGCTGCGGCATCCGACACAGCTGTACGAGATGGCGTTCCTCGCGGCGCTCGGTGCGGTTTTGCTGGTTGTGAAAAAACGCGACCGGCTATGGAACGGCGCGGTGTTTCAGTTTTTTATGATCGGATATTTGGCGTTCCGGCTGCTCATAGACTTTATCAAGCCAACGCCTCATCCCTATCTGATCCTCAACAACATTCAACTCGCCTGCATCGCCGGGTTGATCTACTACATCTGGCTGGTAAGAAGACAGAAAAAGGAGAATGTTCATGCCGAAGAATCGTCCCTACCTGTTCTATGA
- the panB gene encoding 3-methyl-2-oxobutanoate hydroxymethyltransferase gives MTVAKATTVTLREMKKEQKKIVMLTAYDYPTARAAEEGGADVILVGDSLGMVVLGYDTTLPVTMEDMIHHTKAVTRGTKHTMIVTDLPFLSYHISTPEAVRNAGRLIQEGFADAVKLEGGREILDQVKAIVRAGIPVMGHIGLQPQMVNQLGGFKVQGKDFDTALRIFEDALALQEAGCFAIVLECVPTPLARLISEHLTIPTIGIGAGEATDGQVLVIHDMLGITEKYLPKFAKKYGEMFADMTNAINTYATEVRDSAFPTAQHGFIMNDEVLERLQREINQRS, from the coding sequence ATGACTGTTGCAAAAGCAACGACGGTCACACTGCGCGAAATGAAGAAAGAACAGAAGAAGATCGTCATGCTCACCGCCTACGACTACCCGACCGCGCGCGCGGCGGAGGAAGGCGGGGCCGATGTGATCCTCGTCGGCGATTCGCTCGGCATGGTGGTGCTCGGCTATGACACCACGCTGCCCGTGACAATGGAAGACATGATCCACCACACGAAAGCGGTTACACGCGGCACCAAACACACGATGATCGTCACCGACCTGCCTTTTCTGTCTTACCACATCTCAACCCCCGAGGCGGTTCGCAACGCAGGACGTCTCATTCAGGAAGGCTTCGCGGACGCCGTCAAGCTCGAAGGGGGACGCGAGATCCTCGATCAGGTCAAGGCGATCGTGCGGGCCGGCATCCCCGTCATGGGGCACATCGGCCTGCAGCCGCAGATGGTCAATCAGCTCGGCGGCTTCAAAGTGCAGGGCAAGGATTTTGACACCGCTCTGCGCATTTTCGAAGACGCCCTCGCGCTGCAAGAGGCAGGCTGCTTTGCCATCGTGCTCGAATGCGTGCCGACGCCGCTGGCCAGGCTGATCTCCGAACACCTGACCATCCCGACGATCGGGATCGGTGCCGGGGAAGCGACCGACGGCCAGGTGCTCGTCATTCACGACATGCTCGGCATCACGGAGAAATACCTGCCGAAATTTGCGAAAAAATACGGCGAGATGTTTGCCGACATGACAAATGCGATCAACACGTACGCCACCGAAGTGCGGGACAGCGCTTTCCCAACTGCCCAGCATGGGTTTATAATGAATGATGAGGTTTTAGAGAGGCTACAGAGAGAGATTAATCAGAGGAGCTAA
- a CDS encoding biotin--[acetyl-CoA-carboxylase] ligase has protein sequence MQSTILQMLRERPGDFVSGETMCTTLGVSRTAVWKHIKDLQDAGYQIEAVRNKGYRLQSSPDLVTAAEIRDGLSTTVLGQSIVYRETIDSTNNLAQELANNGAMEGTLVIADEQQQGRGRRGRTWFSPPHSGVWMSLILRPQLPLAHAAQITLVTAIALAKALTRLTGVPSGIKWPNDILFNKKKSCGILTEMHAEFDQIHHLVVGIGINVNVPQEDFPDDIQSIATSLQAVKGTPIPRAKVVQVVLEELEPLYRQYVANGGFGTLRDQWKAHNITLGNDIIAHTAQGTIQGRALDIDEFGVLLVEQPDGEQKKIYSADIMFA, from the coding sequence ATGCAATCAACCATCCTCCAAATGCTCCGTGAACGCCCCGGCGATTTTGTTTCGGGAGAAACGATGTGCACCACGCTTGGCGTGTCACGGACGGCCGTTTGGAAGCACATAAAAGATTTGCAAGACGCAGGCTACCAAATCGAAGCGGTGCGCAACAAAGGCTACCGCTTGCAGAGCTCGCCCGATCTGGTGACGGCGGCGGAGATTCGCGATGGACTGAGCACGACTGTGCTGGGACAGAGCATCGTGTATCGTGAAACGATAGATTCTACGAATAACTTAGCCCAAGAGCTTGCCAACAACGGAGCGATGGAAGGCACGCTCGTCATCGCCGACGAGCAGCAGCAGGGAAGAGGCCGGCGCGGGCGCACCTGGTTCTCGCCGCCGCACTCGGGCGTGTGGATGTCGCTGATCTTGCGCCCGCAGCTGCCTTTGGCGCATGCGGCGCAGATCACGCTGGTCACCGCGATCGCCCTCGCCAAGGCGCTGACCCGGCTGACCGGCGTACCATCTGGCATCAAGTGGCCGAACGACATTTTGTTCAACAAGAAAAAATCCTGCGGCATCCTGACCGAGATGCACGCTGAATTCGATCAGATCCATCACCTCGTCGTAGGCATCGGCATCAATGTCAACGTGCCGCAAGAAGACTTCCCGGACGACATCCAGAGCATCGCCACCTCGCTCCAAGCGGTCAAAGGCACTCCGATCCCGCGGGCCAAAGTCGTGCAGGTGGTGCTTGAAGAACTGGAGCCGCTGTACCGCCAATATGTCGCCAACGGCGGCTTTGGCACGCTGCGCGACCAATGGAAGGCGCATAACATCACGCTCGGCAACGACATCATCGCGCACACCGCACAAGGCACTATCCAAGGCCGTGCTCTCGACATCGACGAGTTCGGCGTGCTGCTGGTCGAACAGCCGGACGGGGAGCAGAAGAAGATCTACTCGGCTGATATCATGTTCGCTTAA
- a CDS encoding DUF2306 domain-containing protein gives MQTTAGKIGYGTLLVFAVLFPLVSLLRYTLFDPSMLVEAGFTMYDFHDSIWTLVFYTHITTAAAAFLIGPFNFMKSSYTKHINRHRLLGKIYFVAIVLSSLCGFYLAVYAHGGLLAKSGFFLLSLLWLYTTVKAVNLARQKKIQDHRQWMVRSYAVTFAALTFRVWLTGLAMFGNFDLAYGMAAWLCWAVNLIVVEVWLWRKNSKQPVTQAPNAL, from the coding sequence GTGCAAACAACTGCCGGCAAAATCGGCTACGGCACCTTGCTCGTCTTTGCGGTGCTGTTTCCCTTAGTATCGCTGTTGCGCTATACCCTGTTCGATCCGTCGATGCTGGTCGAGGCAGGGTTTACGATGTACGATTTCCATGACAGCATCTGGACGCTGGTCTTTTACACGCACATCACGACTGCGGCGGCCGCCTTTCTCATCGGGCCTTTTAACTTCATGAAATCTTCCTACACGAAGCACATCAACCGGCACCGCCTGCTGGGCAAAATCTACTTCGTAGCGATCGTGCTCAGTTCACTGTGCGGCTTCTATCTCGCCGTCTACGCGCACGGCGGGCTGCTGGCGAAGTCCGGATTCTTCCTGCTGTCGCTGCTCTGGCTGTACACGACCGTGAAAGCGGTCAATCTGGCGCGGCAGAAGAAGATCCAGGATCACCGCCAGTGGATGGTGCGCAGCTACGCGGTCACGTTTGCCGCGCTGACCTTCCGCGTCTGGCTGACAGGGCTTGCGATGTTCGGCAACTTCGACCTCGCCTACGGGATGGCCGCTTGGCTGTGCTGGGCGGTCAACCTGATCGTTGTGGAAGTCTGGCTGTGGCGCAAGAACAGCAAGCAACCGGTCACGCAAGCACCAAACGCCCTGTAA
- a CDS encoding radical SAM protein — protein sequence MPKNRPYLFYELTNSICSTCYRKVEAKVLFQDEKVYLHKHCFHHGPEKVLISTDIEYYKLCREYLKPSEMPQVWNTPIKYGCPYDCGLCPDHEQHSCLTLVEIIEKCNLQCPICYAESSPHVDKVRSLEEVERMLDAVVRNEGEPDIVQISGGEPTIHPQFFEILDLAKSKPIKHLMVNTNGVRIAKDREFVKRLADYMPGFEIYLQFDSFEEDVLRELRGDDLREIRRQAIEHLNEFNISTTLVVTLKKGLNDREIGSIIDFGLQQRAVRGVTFQPIQAAGRLEEFDPATDRLTLSEVRQNIIDQSDVFSAKDMIPVPCHPDSLAMGYALKLGGAVIPLTGMINPDVLLQGGRNTIVFEQDETLKTKVFELFSTSHSPESQALSLKNLLCCLPMVAVPEQLSYDNVFRVLIMQFLDPHNFDVRSVKKSCVHIVHPDGRIIPFDTYNLFYRGDKEDLLKQLRDERGPLEELPMV from the coding sequence ATGCCGAAGAATCGTCCCTACCTGTTCTATGAGTTGACCAACAGCATCTGCTCCACCTGCTATCGGAAAGTGGAAGCGAAAGTCCTGTTTCAAGACGAAAAGGTCTATCTCCACAAGCACTGCTTCCACCACGGACCGGAGAAGGTGCTGATCTCGACCGACATCGAGTACTATAAGCTCTGCCGCGAATATCTCAAGCCCTCGGAGATGCCTCAAGTCTGGAACACGCCGATCAAATACGGCTGCCCTTACGACTGCGGACTGTGTCCGGATCATGAACAGCACTCCTGCCTCACCCTCGTCGAGATCATCGAAAAGTGCAACTTGCAATGCCCGATCTGCTATGCCGAATCCTCCCCGCACGTCGACAAAGTCCGCTCGCTGGAAGAGGTCGAACGCATGCTCGACGCGGTCGTGCGCAACGAAGGCGAGCCGGACATCGTGCAGATCTCCGGCGGTGAACCGACGATCCACCCGCAGTTTTTCGAAATTCTCGACCTCGCGAAATCGAAGCCGATCAAACACCTCATGGTCAACACCAACGGCGTGCGCATCGCCAAGGACCGCGAGTTTGTCAAACGCCTCGCCGATTACATGCCGGGCTTTGAGATCTACCTGCAGTTCGACTCCTTTGAAGAGGACGTGCTGCGCGAACTGCGCGGGGACGACCTGCGCGAGATCCGCCGCCAAGCGATTGAGCACCTCAACGAGTTCAACATCTCCACCACGCTCGTCGTCACGCTGAAAAAAGGGCTCAACGACCGCGAGATCGGCTCGATCATCGACTTCGGGCTGCAACAGCGCGCCGTGCGCGGCGTCACCTTCCAGCCGATCCAAGCGGCCGGCCGCCTCGAGGAGTTCGATCCGGCGACCGACCGCCTGACGTTGAGCGAAGTGCGCCAAAACATCATCGACCAGTCGGACGTGTTCAGCGCCAAAGACATGATCCCCGTTCCCTGCCACCCGGACAGCCTCGCCATGGGCTATGCGCTGAAGCTGGGCGGCGCAGTGATCCCGCTGACCGGGATGATCAACCCGGATGTGCTGCTGCAAGGCGGGCGCAACACGATCGTCTTTGAACAGGACGAAACGCTGAAAACTAAAGTGTTTGAGCTCTTCTCCACCTCGCACTCCCCGGAGTCGCAGGCGCTGTCTTTGAAAAATCTGCTCTGCTGCCTGCCGATGGTCGCGGTGCCGGAACAGCTCAGCTACGACAACGTGTTTCGCGTGCTGATCATGCAGTTCCTCGACCCGCACAACTTTGACGTGCGCTCGGTGAAAAAATCCTGCGTGCACATCGTCCACCCGGACGGGCGGATCATTCCGTTCGACACGTACAACCTGTTCTATCGCGGCGACAAGGAAGACTTGCTGAAGCAGCTCCGCGACGAACGCGGCCCGCTCGAAGAACTGCCGATGGTCTGA
- a CDS encoding amidase family protein: MTTKTKHEFAYMSATKLAHKIRHREVSPVEVMKATLERIEELNPKLGAFVTLVPELALDGARAAEDAVMRGKPLGALHGVPIGIKDLTPTAGIRTTMGSKLFADNVPAEDAFVVKRLKQAGAIIVGKTNTPEFGHKGTTDNLLFPPTRNPWHLERTPGGSSGGSAAAVAAGLVPLAEGGDGGGSVRIPASFTGIYGFIPSAGRIPSDILNPFAGTSPYLRFGTLTRSVEDSALMYQMMLGYSPKDPSALVTFPQEDVRIGIEDGIAGMRIAYSVDLGYKPIDPQVRSAFLQAIDKFRALGAVVEEVDPGFVEPWKNIERDWAKLWYTMLAAIFAYASNEMLEQLDPKVQEFIRYGKSMSAVELMKASYAREMVFGRLNAIHADHDLFLTPTVTCTAFPLGIIGPEEVDGQPLEESFLDWALTPLVNQTGHPAASLPIGFDDQGLPIGLQLIGRRLEEQVIYRAARAYERIAPWGQHRPRL; the protein is encoded by the coding sequence ATGACGACGAAAACCAAACATGAATTTGCCTACATGTCCGCCACGAAACTGGCGCATAAAATCCGCCATCGCGAAGTGTCCCCAGTCGAGGTGATGAAAGCGACGCTGGAGCGGATCGAGGAGCTCAACCCGAAGCTCGGCGCCTTTGTTACACTGGTCCCCGAACTGGCGCTGGACGGCGCGCGGGCGGCAGAAGACGCGGTGATGCGCGGCAAGCCGCTCGGAGCTTTGCACGGCGTGCCGATCGGGATCAAAGACTTGACGCCGACAGCCGGAATTCGCACGACGATGGGGTCGAAGCTGTTTGCGGACAACGTCCCGGCGGAAGACGCGTTTGTCGTCAAGCGGTTGAAACAGGCTGGCGCGATAATCGTCGGCAAAACGAACACCCCCGAGTTCGGCCACAAAGGCACGACGGATAACCTGCTCTTTCCGCCGACCCGGAACCCGTGGCACCTCGAGCGCACCCCCGGCGGCTCCTCCGGCGGTTCGGCAGCAGCGGTGGCGGCCGGGCTGGTGCCGCTCGCAGAAGGAGGTGACGGCGGCGGGTCGGTGCGGATCCCGGCGAGCTTCACCGGCATCTACGGCTTCATCCCGTCGGCGGGACGGATTCCGTCCGATATCTTGAACCCGTTTGCCGGCACCTCCCCCTACCTGCGCTTCGGCACGCTGACCCGCTCGGTGGAAGACTCGGCCCTGATGTACCAAATGATGCTCGGGTACTCGCCGAAAGACCCGTCCGCCTTGGTCACCTTCCCGCAGGAAGATGTGCGAATCGGCATCGAAGACGGCATCGCCGGAATGCGCATCGCCTACTCGGTCGACCTCGGCTACAAGCCGATCGATCCGCAAGTGCGATCCGCGTTCCTGCAAGCGATTGACAAGTTCCGCGCGCTGGGCGCGGTGGTGGAAGAAGTCGATCCCGGTTTTGTGGAGCCATGGAAAAACATCGAGCGCGACTGGGCGAAATTGTGGTACACGATGCTCGCGGCGATCTTTGCCTACGCTTCGAACGAGATGCTGGAGCAGCTCGATCCGAAGGTGCAGGAGTTCATCCGCTATGGCAAGAGCATGTCGGCGGTGGAGCTGATGAAAGCGAGCTACGCGCGGGAGATGGTCTTTGGCCGCCTGAACGCGATCCATGCCGACCACGACCTCTTCCTCACCCCGACCGTCACCTGTACCGCCTTCCCGCTTGGCATCATCGGGCCGGAAGAGGTAGACGGACAGCCGCTCGAAGAATCGTTCCTCGACTGGGCGCTGACGCCGCTGGTCAACCAGACCGGACATCCGGCCGCCTCGCTGCCGATCGGCTTTGACGATCAGGGGCTTCCGATCGGGCTGCAACTGATCGGACGCCGCCTCGAAGAACAGGTGATCTACCGGGCGGCCCGTGCCTACGAGCGCATCGCGCCGTGGGGGCAGCATCGTCCCCGCCTGTAA